The following are encoded in a window of Scophthalmus maximus strain ysfricsl-2021 chromosome 2, ASM2237912v1, whole genome shotgun sequence genomic DNA:
- the pmpcb gene encoding mitochondrial-processing peptidase subunit beta, protein MAASLQRFTSCGRFLLQRLKRNSLHGFSAGPHRLWATQAAHQVALNVPETRVTALENGLRVASEDAGLTTCTVGLWIDAGSRYENERNNGTAHFLEHMAFKGTRKRSQLDLELEIENMGAHLNAYTSREQTVYYAKAFSKDLPRAVEILADIIQNSTLGEAEIERERGVILREMQEVETNLQEVVFDYLHATAYQTTALGRTILGPTENIKTINRGDLVEYITTHYKGPRIVLAAAGGVSHDELIDLAKYHFGKLPGRYQGEAPELPACLFTGSEIRVRDDKMPLAHIAIAVEAVGWSHPDTIPLMVANTLIGNWDRSFGGGVNLSSKLAQMASQGNLCHSFQSFNTCYTDTGLWGLYMVCEPGTIRDMMHFTQMEWMSLCTSVTESEVVRAKNLLKTNMLLHLDGSTPICEDIGRQMLCYSRRIPLHELEARIDAIDAQTIKDVCTRYIYNKAPAIAAVGPIEQLPDYKQIRSGMFWMRT, encoded by the exons ATGGCGGCGTCCTTACAGCGTTTCACATCTTGTGGGAGATTTCTCCTACAGAGATTGAAGAGGAACTCTTTACATGGG TTCTCAGCCGGGCCACACAGACTCTGGGCTACCCAGGCCGCCCACCAGGTGGCGCTGAACGTCCCTGAGACCCGGGTGACGGCGCTGGAGAACGGGCTCCGCGTGGCCTCCGAGGACGCGGGGCTCACCACCTGCACG GTGGGCCTCTGGATAGACGCCGGCAGTCGCTACGAGAATGAGAGAAATAATGGCACGGCGCATTTTTTGGAGCATATGGCGTTTAAG ggCACAAGGAAACGCTCCCAGCTGGATCTGGAGCTGGAGATCGAGAACATGGGGGCTCACCTGAACGCCTACACGTCCCGCGAGCAAACCGTGTATTACGCCAAAGCTTTCTCCAAGGACCTGCCACGAG CTGTGGAGATCCTGGCAGACATCATCCAGAACAGTACGCTGGGGGAGGCGGAGATTGAGCGGGAGCGAGGTGTGATCCTCAGAGAGatgcaggaagtggagaccaATCTGCAGGAAGTGGTCTTCGACTACCTGCACGCCACGGCCTATCAGACTACGGCTCTGGGCAGGACCATCCTGGGACCCACAGAGAACATCAA GACCATCAACAGAGGCGACCTGGTGGAGTACATCACTACTCACTACAAAGGCCCCAGAATCGTGCTGGCTGCAGCAGGAG GAGTTTCACACGATGAGCTCATTGATTTGGCCAAGTATCACTTTGGAAAACTTCCTGGCAGATATCAAGGTGAAGCTCCGGAACTTCCTGCCTGCCTCTTCACAGGAAGTGAG ATCCGTGTGCGTGACGACAAGATGCCCCTGGCCCATATCGCCATCGCCGTGGAGGCGGTGGGCTGGTCTCACCCCGACACCATCCCCCTCATGGTGGCAAACACGCTCATCGGGAACTGGGACCGCTCGTTCGGTGGAGGCGTG AACCTGTCCAGTAAACTGGCCCAGATGGCCTCTCAGGGGAACCTGTGCCATAGCTTCCAGTCCTTCAACACCTGCTACACTGACACAGGCCTGTGGGGGCTCTACATGGTGTGTGAGCCCGGCACCATCAGGGACATGATGCACTTCACCCAGATGGAATg GATGTCTCTGTGTACGAGTGTGACGGAGAGCGAGGTGGTTCGTGCCAAGAATCTGCTCAAGACCAACATGCTGCTGCACCTGGACG GATCCACCCCCATCTGCGAGGACATTGGCCGACAGATGTTGTGCTACAGCCGCAGGATCCCGCTGCATGAGCTGGAGGCCAGGATCGAT GCCATTGATGCTCAGACCATAAAGGACGTGTGCACCAGATACATCTACAACAAGGCTCCTGCCATCGCTGCAGTTG GTCCAATTGAACAACTGCCAGACTACAAGCAGATCCGCAGTGGAATGTTCTGGATGAGGACCTGA
- the phax gene encoding phosphorylated adapter RNA export protein codes for MAERGDVMVGDLEDGEISESGSDAEMGTAAAEAQGRPLVPPAFSGQSFQNRAAAQAPAAAYRGAGGTVESSDSDLDSSDEEAAVWRRKRQKVSPQPPACTARPGPTRLPAPSATGGRKVNNIWGSVVQEQCQDAITAELGIFGMEGEISMSSRNVETYNFVLARKLMEKERQKEMLSKDEGEVTMLDTQLEEYMQGRCSEEGPGGDAKRKRPAKDRLGPRAEMDIKGRYEITEDDPEDKVADEIAHRLQEPKADLIERIVKVVGAKKAIELLGETATLEESGGVFTMDGSRRRTPGGVYLNLLKNTPSVTKSQIRKIFIEENLKDHKSKKAAQKRRRHLVAKKMKQAIGTLNLQEHDDVSRETFASDTNEALESLEDAADEEEEAQGEAAVGTEDTAVVYNSADLEVF; via the coding sequence ATGGCGGAGCGCGGAGATGTGATGGTCGGTGATCTGGAGGACGGGGAGATCTCCGAGTCCGGCTCGGACGCGGAGATGGGGACCGCAGCGGCGGAAGCACAAGGTCGACCCCTGGTTCCTCCTGCCTTCAGCGGCCAGTCCTTCCAGAACAGAGCCGCCGCCCAGGCCCCTGCCGCCGCCTACCGCGGCGCCGGTGGGACGGTGGAGTCCAGCGACAGTGACCTGGATTCGTCGGACGAGGAGGCGGCAGTTTGGCGCCGGAAGCGCCAGAAAGTGTCTCCACAGCCTCCCGCCTGCACCGCCCGCCCGGGGCCCACGCGCCTGCCCGCCCCCAGCGCGACGGGAGGCCGCAAGGTGAACAACATTTGGGGCTCCGTGGTGCAGGAGCAGTGCCAGGACGCCATCACTGCAGAGCTCGGCATATTTGGCATGGAAGGTGAAATTAGCATGTCCAGCAGAAATGTGGAGACCTATAACTTTGTCCTGGCTCGTAAGctgatggagaaggagaggcagaaggagaTGCTGTCAAAGGATGAAGGAGAAGTGACCATGCTGGACACCCAGCTGGAGGAGTACATGCAGGGCCGGTGCTCCGAGGAGGGGCCGGGAGGTGATGCGAAGAGGAAGAGGCCAGCCAAAGACCGACTGGGCCCCAGGGCCGAGATGGACATCAAGGGCAGGTATGAGATCACAGAGGACGACCCGGAGGACAAAGTGGCAGATGAGATTGCACACAGGCTGCAGGAGCCCAAAGCAGACCTGATAGAGCGCATTGTCAAAGTCGTCGGAGCCAAAAAAGCCATAGAACTGCTCGGAGAGACGGCCACGCTGGAGGAGAGCGGCGGGGTGTTCACCATGGACGGCAGCAGGCGGCGGACGCCTGGTGGGGTGTACCTCAACCTGCTGAAGAACACGCCCAGCGTCACCAAGTCCCAAATCAGAAAGATCTTCATCGAGGAAAACCTGAAAGATCACAAGAGCAAGAAAGCTGCTCAGAAGAGGAGGCGGCACCTGGTGGCCAAGAAGATGAAGCAGGCCATCGGCACGCTGAACCTGCAGGAGCACGACGACGTCTCCAGGGAGACCTTCGCCAGCGACACCAACGAGGCCTTGGAGTCCCTGGAGGACGCCgcggacgaggaagaggaggctcaGGGGGAAGCTGCTGTGGGGACGGAGGACACGGCTGTGGTCTACAACTCTGCAGACCTGGAGGTCTTCTGA